The genomic stretch CAGCCATACCAACCATTGTTCCACATATTTATGTGCAAGCATCCACATGGCAATAATACTAAGTGAAGTTGTTAAACTATCCCACCAGGGCACTGTGCTATCCGTATAAGTTTTGAGAAGAATCCCTATCAGCACAAACACCACAAGCAGCACAACAAACATAGGCAGCAGCAACTTAGACGGTGTGCCAGATACAGGCTTCTCCCCTTTATCCGGCGTATGGCGCAACCACATCCCCCAACCATAAATTCCAGCCAACAAATAATAGATGCTGATAGCAGAATCGGCATACAGACCTACTTGATAATAAATAACTATATAAATGGCAGGCATAATAACACTGACCGGCCACAACCAAATGCTCGCCTTATATTCAAACCATAAATAAAGCAGACCGATTAAAGTGCCCGCTATCTCAAGATAATTCATCCTTCTTACTTTTCATTTTCTAATCTGGATACAAAAGTAACGAATAACTCATACACCTTACCATTTTTTTATCTATCTTTGTCCATTAATTCAAGAAATATCAAAAAGACTGAAAAGATATGCTTACCATTAAACAAATTACAGACAACACGGAAGAGGTAATCCGCGGACTGGAAAAGAAGCACTTTAAAGATGCAAAAGCAACGATAGAACAAGTGCTTGCATTCAATGACAAACGACGTAGCACACAGAATCAATTAGATAAAAACCTGGCAGAAGTGAACTCGCTCTCCAAATCTATCGGGCAACTGATGAAAGAAGGAAAGAAAGAAGATGCTGAAACCGCTAAAACACGTGTAGCCGAAATCAAAGAAACCAGCAAAGCTTTACAAGCAGAAATGGACAAAGCACAGGAAGACATGACCAACCTGCTTTACACCATTCCTAATGTTCCTTACGACAGTGTGCCCGAAGGTGTAAGCGCTGAAGACAATGTGGTGGAAAAAATGGGCGGTATGGAAACCGAACTCCCCAAGAATGCACTTCCTCATTGGGAACTTGCCAAAAAATACGACTTGATAGATTTTGACCTAGGCGTGAAAATCACAGGGGCAGGTTTTCCTGTATATAAAGGTAAAGGAGCACGTCTTCAACGCGCATTAATCAATTTCTTCCTGGATGAAGCCCGCGCTTCCGGTTACGAAGAAATCATGCCACCGACGGTAGTAAACACTGCATCAGGTTACGGAACAGGACAACTTCCCGACAAAGAAGGACAAATGTATCATTGCGAAGTAGATGATTTGTACTTAATTCCAACTGCAGAAGTTCCTGTAACCAATATTTATCGTGACGTGATTTTGGACGAAAAACAATTGCCTATCAAGAATTGTGCATACACTCAATGTTTCCGTCGTGAAGCCGGATCTTACGGCAAAGACGTACGTGGCTTGAACCGTTTGCACGAATTCTCAAAAGTAGAACTGGTACGCATTGACAAACCCGAACATTCCAAACAGTCACATCAGGAAATGTTGGACCATGTAGAAGGTCTATTGAAGAAATTAGAGCTCCCCTATCGCATTCTCCGCCTTTGTGGTGGTGATATGAGTTTTACAGCTGCACTTTGCTTTGACTTTGAGGTTTACTCGGAAGCACAACAACGTTGGCTGGAAGTAAGTTCTGTATCCAATTTCGATACGTATCAGGCTAATCGCCTGAAATGCCGTTACCGTTCTGCCGAAAAGAAAACAGAATTATGCCATACTTTGAACGGTTCCGCACTAGCTTTGCCGCGTATTGTTGCAGCCTTATTAGAAAATAACCAGACTCCGGAAGGTATCCGCATCCCTAAAGCATTAGTTCCTTATTGCGGATTCGAGATGATTGACTAATAACAGCTAATTACATATATTGAATGTCATTCTGAGTATTGTTCAGAATCCGATCTTTCCCGACAGATTCTGTCTTGTATGCAGAATGACATTCTTTTTTATTATTTCAACCTGATTACTAACCATTTAACCTATTATTATGAATACTTCACAGAAAAATTTCATGGTACCTCTTGCCTTTGTAGGCATGATGTTTTTTGCAATTGGTTTTGCATTGGGCATTAACTCTTTCCTGATGCCGGTATTAGAACGGTCAATGGAAATGTCGGCTTCAGAATCCAATCTTCTGCTTGCCGCCACGTTTGTTCCATTCCTAATTTTTGGCATACCGGCCACCAAATGTATTGAAGCCATCGGTTACAAAAAA from Phocaeicola dorei encodes the following:
- the pnuC gene encoding nicotinamide riboside transporter PnuC, whose protein sequence is MNYLEIAGTLIGLLYLWFEYKASIWLWPVSVIMPAIYIVIYYQVGLYADSAISIYYLLAGIYGWGMWLRHTPDKGEKPVSGTPSKLLLPMFVVLLVVFVLIGILLKTYTDSTVPWWDSLTTSLSIIAMWMLAHKYVEQWLVWLVVDIVSCGIYIYKDLYFTSFLYGLYTVIAFFGYLKWKQLMNLSYERV
- the serS gene encoding serine--tRNA ligase, which encodes MLTIKQITDNTEEVIRGLEKKHFKDAKATIEQVLAFNDKRRSTQNQLDKNLAEVNSLSKSIGQLMKEGKKEDAETAKTRVAEIKETSKALQAEMDKAQEDMTNLLYTIPNVPYDSVPEGVSAEDNVVEKMGGMETELPKNALPHWELAKKYDLIDFDLGVKITGAGFPVYKGKGARLQRALINFFLDEARASGYEEIMPPTVVNTASGYGTGQLPDKEGQMYHCEVDDLYLIPTAEVPVTNIYRDVILDEKQLPIKNCAYTQCFRREAGSYGKDVRGLNRLHEFSKVELVRIDKPEHSKQSHQEMLDHVEGLLKKLELPYRILRLCGGDMSFTAALCFDFEVYSEAQQRWLEVSSVSNFDTYQANRLKCRYRSAEKKTELCHTLNGSALALPRIVAALLENNQTPEGIRIPKALVPYCGFEMID